A portion of the Drosophila sechellia strain sech25 chromosome 2R, ASM438219v1, whole genome shotgun sequence genome contains these proteins:
- the LOC6620688 gene encoding uncharacterized protein LOC6620688 encodes MDGGGDNQLAVRSLARLREAFSHYAGPPTALLQVPDPGQGDALALQMAIEAFIFEFEEDSGFESGSEDD; translated from the coding sequence ATGGACGGAGGAGGGGACAACCAGCTAGCGGTGCGGTCCTTGGCCAGGCTGCGCGAAGCCTTCTCCCACTACGCTGGTCCACCCACGGCCTTGCTGCAGGTACCCGATCCTGGCCAAGGAGACGCCCTTGCCCTGCAGATGGCCATAGAAGCCTTCATCTTTGAATTCGAAGAGGATTCCGGCTTCGAGTCCGGCAGCGAAGACGACTAG
- the LOC6620684 gene encoding coronin-1C-A isoform X2 — protein sequence MSFRVVRSSKFRHVYGQALKREQCYDNIRVSKSSWDSTFCAVNPKFLAIIVESAGGGAFIVLPHNKVGRIAADHPLVGGHKGPVLDIAWCPHNDNVIASGSEDCVVKVWQIPDGGLSRTLTEPVVDLVFHQRRVGLVLWHPSALNVLLTAGSDNQVVIWNVGTGEILVHIDSHPDIVYSACFNWDGSKLVTTCKDKKIRIYDPRTAELESEAMCHEGSKATRAIFLRHGLIFTTGFNRSSERQYSLRAPDALNEPIVMVELDTSNGVMFPLYDADTNMIYLCGKGDSVIRYFEVTPEPPFVHYINTFQTTEPQRGIGLMPKRGCDVTTCEVAKFYRMNNNGLCQVISMTVPRKSDLFQEDLYPDTLAEDAAITAEQWIDGKDADPITFSLKGGYVSSSVNKSLPAKKAGNILNKPRGDSASSGATSSSAGGGNFASGNNNEASEGGPPAAVLSEKDLRTIQDEIRKLKAIIVKQENRIRALEAKEDARNKNGSDAAPASAGAATSDGKASESANDHASTSAGTSKDED from the exons ATGTCGTTTCGCGTAGTGCGCAGCTCCAAGTTCCGCCACGTCTACGGACAGGCTCTGAAACGGGAGCAGTGCTACGACAACATACGGGTATCCAAGTCCAGCTGGGACTCCACATTCTGCGCGGTGAATCCCAAGTTCCTGGCCATCATCGTGGAGTCGGCGGGCGGCGGAGCCTTCATCGTCCTGCCACACAACAAA GTTGGTCGCATTGCGGCTGACCACCCTTTGGTGGGCGGTCACAAGGGTCCTGTGCTGGACATCGCCTGGTGCCCCCACAACGACAACGTGATCGCCTCCGGCTCAGAGGACTGTGTGGTCAAAGTGTGGCAGATTCCCGATGGCGGGCTGTCCCGAACACTCACTGAACCCGTGGTCGACCTGGTTTTCCACCAGCGCCGCGTGGGTCTGGTGCTGTGGCATCCCTCTGCGCTCAACGTGCTGCTTACCGCCGGCTCCGATAACCAG GTCGTGATTTGGAACGTGGGCACTGGTGAAATCCTCGTGCACATCGACTCCCACCCGGACATCGTTTACAGCGCCTGCTTCAACTGGGATGGCTCTAAGTTGGTCACCACCTGCAAGGATAAAAAGATCCGCATCTACGATCCCCGCACGGCCGAGCTGGAGAGCGAAGCCATGTGTCACGAGGGCTCCAAGGCCACGCGGGCCATTTTCCTACGTCACGGTCTGATCTTCACCACAGGCTTCAACCGCAGCTCGGAGCGTCAGTACTCCCTGCGCGCACCGGATGCCCTTAACGAACCCATTGTCATGGTGGAGCTGGACACGTCCAACGGCGTAATGTTCCCGCTTTACGACGCAGACACGAACATGATCTACTTGTGTGGAAAAGGTGACTCGGTCATTCGGTATTTCGAG GTAACGCCCGAACCTCCTTTCGTGCACTACATAAACACGTTTCAGACTACAGAGCCGCAGCGTGGTATTGGTCTGATGCCCAAGCGAGGCTGTGATGTGACCACCTGCGAGGTCGCCAAGTTCTATCGCATGAACAACAACGGTCTGTGTCAGGTCATCTCGATGACTGTGCCGCGCAAGTCGGATCTTTTCCAGGAGGATCTCTACCCCGATACGCTAGCGGAAGATGCTGCCATCACCGCGGAGCAGTGGATCGATGGCAAGGATGCGGATCCGATCACATTTTCGCTCAAA GGTGGCTACGTGTCCTCGTCGGTAAACAAATCGCTACCAGCGAAGAAGGCGGGCAACATCCTGAACAAGCCCAGAGGCGACAGCGCTAGCTCCGGTGCAACGAGCAGCAGCGCGGGCGGCGGCAACTTTGCGTCCGGAAACAACAATGAGGCTAGTGAAGGTGGACCGCCTGCAGCGGTTTTATCG GAAAAGGACCTGCGCACCATACAGGACGAGATCCGCAAACTCAAGGCGATCATCGTCAAGCAAGAGAACCGCATCCGCGCTCTGGAGGCCAAGGAGGACGCCCGCAACAAGAATGGTAGCGATGCTGCGCCAGCTTCAGCGGGAGCAGCCACGTCCGACGGCAAAGCCAGTGAAAGTGCCAATGACCATGCGTCCACATCAGCCGGTACGTCAAAGGACGAGGACTAG
- the LOC6620684 gene encoding coronin-1C-A isoform X1, which produces MSFRVVRSSKFRHVYGQALKREQCYDNIRVSKSSWDSTFCAVNPKFLAIIVESAGGGAFIVLPHNKVGRIAADHPLVGGHKGPVLDIAWCPHNDNVIASGSEDCVVKVWQIPDGGLSRTLTEPVVDLVFHQRRVGLVLWHPSALNVLLTAGSDNQVVIWNVGTGEILVHIDSHPDIVYSACFNWDGSKLVTTCKDKKIRIYDPRTAELESEAMCHEGSKATRAIFLRHGLIFTTGFNRSSERQYSLRAPDALNEPIVMVELDTSNGVMFPLYDADTNMIYLCGKGDSVIRYFEVTPEPPFVHYINTFQTTEPQRGIGLMPKRGCDVTTCEVAKFYRMNNNGLCQVISMTVPRKSDLFQEDLYPDTLAEDAAITAEQWIDGKDADPITFSLKDRVSIVQGGYVSSSVNKSLPAKKAGNILNKPRGDSASSGATSSSAGGGNFASGNNNEASEGGPPAAVLSEKDLRTIQDEIRKLKAIIVKQENRIRALEAKEDARNKNGSDAAPASAGAATSDGKASESANDHASTSAGTSKDED; this is translated from the exons ATGTCGTTTCGCGTAGTGCGCAGCTCCAAGTTCCGCCACGTCTACGGACAGGCTCTGAAACGGGAGCAGTGCTACGACAACATACGGGTATCCAAGTCCAGCTGGGACTCCACATTCTGCGCGGTGAATCCCAAGTTCCTGGCCATCATCGTGGAGTCGGCGGGCGGCGGAGCCTTCATCGTCCTGCCACACAACAAA GTTGGTCGCATTGCGGCTGACCACCCTTTGGTGGGCGGTCACAAGGGTCCTGTGCTGGACATCGCCTGGTGCCCCCACAACGACAACGTGATCGCCTCCGGCTCAGAGGACTGTGTGGTCAAAGTGTGGCAGATTCCCGATGGCGGGCTGTCCCGAACACTCACTGAACCCGTGGTCGACCTGGTTTTCCACCAGCGCCGCGTGGGTCTGGTGCTGTGGCATCCCTCTGCGCTCAACGTGCTGCTTACCGCCGGCTCCGATAACCAG GTCGTGATTTGGAACGTGGGCACTGGTGAAATCCTCGTGCACATCGACTCCCACCCGGACATCGTTTACAGCGCCTGCTTCAACTGGGATGGCTCTAAGTTGGTCACCACCTGCAAGGATAAAAAGATCCGCATCTACGATCCCCGCACGGCCGAGCTGGAGAGCGAAGCCATGTGTCACGAGGGCTCCAAGGCCACGCGGGCCATTTTCCTACGTCACGGTCTGATCTTCACCACAGGCTTCAACCGCAGCTCGGAGCGTCAGTACTCCCTGCGCGCACCGGATGCCCTTAACGAACCCATTGTCATGGTGGAGCTGGACACGTCCAACGGCGTAATGTTCCCGCTTTACGACGCAGACACGAACATGATCTACTTGTGTGGAAAAGGTGACTCGGTCATTCGGTATTTCGAG GTAACGCCCGAACCTCCTTTCGTGCACTACATAAACACGTTTCAGACTACAGAGCCGCAGCGTGGTATTGGTCTGATGCCCAAGCGAGGCTGTGATGTGACCACCTGCGAGGTCGCCAAGTTCTATCGCATGAACAACAACGGTCTGTGTCAGGTCATCTCGATGACTGTGCCGCGCAAGTCGGATCTTTTCCAGGAGGATCTCTACCCCGATACGCTAGCGGAAGATGCTGCCATCACCGCGGAGCAGTGGATCGATGGCAAGGATGCGGATCCGATCACATTTTCGCTCAAA GATCGCGTTTCCATTGTACAGGGTGGCTACGTGTCCTCGTCGGTAAACAAATCGCTACCAGCGAAGAAGGCGGGCAACATCCTGAACAAGCCCAGAGGCGACAGCGCTAGCTCCGGTGCAACGAGCAGCAGCGCGGGCGGCGGCAACTTTGCGTCCGGAAACAACAATGAGGCTAGTGAAGGTGGACCGCCTGCAGCGGTTTTATCG GAAAAGGACCTGCGCACCATACAGGACGAGATCCGCAAACTCAAGGCGATCATCGTCAAGCAAGAGAACCGCATCCGCGCTCTGGAGGCCAAGGAGGACGCCCGCAACAAGAATGGTAGCGATGCTGCGCCAGCTTCAGCGGGAGCAGCCACGTCCGACGGCAAAGCCAGTGAAAGTGCCAATGACCATGCGTCCACATCAGCCGGTACGTCAAAGGACGAGGACTAG